One Onychomys torridus unplaced genomic scaffold, mOncTor1.1, whole genome shotgun sequence DNA window includes the following coding sequences:
- the LOC118576467 gene encoding DPH3 homolog isoform X2 translates to MAVFHDEVEIEDFQYDEDSETYFYPCPCGDKFSITKDQFMCGETVPAPSVNKELIKC, encoded by the exons ATGGCGGTGTTTCACGATGAGGTGGAGATCGAGGACTTTCAATATGACGAGGACTCGGAGACGTATTTCTACCCCTGCCCCTGTGGGGATAAGTTCTCCATCACCAAG GATCAGTTTATGTGTGGAGAAACAGTCCCAGCACCTTCAGTCAACAAAGAGTTAATTAAATGCTGA
- the LOC118576467 gene encoding DPH3 homolog isoform X1 translates to MAVFHDEVEIEDFQYDEDSETYFYPCPCGDKFSITKEDLENGEDVATCPSCSLIIKVIYDKDQFMCGETVPAPSVNKELIKC, encoded by the exons ATGGCGGTGTTTCACGATGAGGTGGAGATCGAGGACTTTCAATATGACGAGGACTCGGAGACGTATTTCTACCCCTGCCCCTGTGGGGATAAGTTCTCCATCACCAAG GAAGATTTGGAGAATGGAGAAGATGTGGCAACGTGCCCTAGCTGCTCTCTCATTATAAAAGTGATTTATGACAAA GATCAGTTTATGTGTGGAGAAACAGTCCCAGCACCTTCAGTCAACAAAGAGTTAATTAAATGCTGA